A single window of Podarcis raffonei isolate rPodRaf1 chromosome 9, rPodRaf1.pri, whole genome shotgun sequence DNA harbors:
- the NUDT9 gene encoding ADP-ribose pyrophosphatase, mitochondrial isoform X1, with amino-acid sequence MARGFLARTVTVVSLTVTLTAVAAKSSSCTYFYPLFQAARNLAYSPSSESWFHSKAAKMSNCKDARENLHNKARTSPYPGSNIERSGVPNDKVDWSTEWEDYSPVEYTAQSVLAGPKWADPEIGVKNFSPKFNEKDGQVERRSQNGFYHVENGRPRNPVGRTGLVGRGLLGRWGPNHAADPLVTKWKRDGSGNKVAHPASGKSILQFIAIKRKDCGEWAIPGGMVDPGEKLSAALKREFSEEALNSLQKTEAEKEEMEKQLNRLFSQDYFVVYKGYVDDPRNTDNAWMETEAVNYHDETGEAMENLHLEAGDDAGKVKWVDIGEKLKLYASHADFVRLVAEKRGAHWREDHNLVCPDGAEIKA; translated from the exons ATGGCAAGGGGTTTCCTGGCCCGGACGGTTACCGTGGTTTCTCTCACTGTGACTTtaactgctgttgctgctaagTCTTCTTCCTGCACTTACTTCTACCCACTATTTCAAGCAGCCAGGAATCTAGCCTACAG CCCATCTTCAGAAAGTTGGTTTCACAGCAAGGCTGCTAAAATGTCGAATTGTAAAGATGCAAGAGAAAATTTGCATAACAAAGCAAGGACCTCCCCATATCCAGGATCAAACATTGAGCGCAGCGGAGTTCCCAACGATAAGGTGGATTGGTCAACTGAATGGGAGGATTACAGCCCTGTGGAATATACAGCACAATCTGTTTTGGCAGGACCTAAATGGGCAGATCCAGAAATTGG GGTGAAAAACTTTTCTCCAAAGTTCAACGAGAAGGATGGGCAAGTGGAGAGGAGGAGCCAGAATGGTTTCTATCACGTGGAAAATGGGAGGCCCAG GAATCCTGTAGGCAGGACAGGATTAGTGGGCCGAGGTCTCTTGGGGCGTTGGGGACCAAATCATGCTGCAGATCCTCTTGTAACTAA GTGGAAGAGAGACGGCAGTGGCAATAAAGTAGCTCACCCAGCGTCTGGCAAAAGTATCTTGCAGTTCATTGCAATCAAAAGGAAGGACTGCGGGGAATGGGCCATTCCAGGG GGCATGGTAGACCCAGGGGAAAAATTGTCGGCTGCACTAAAGAGAGAATTTAGCGAGGAGGCCTTGAACTCCTTACAGAAAACTGAGGCTGAGAAGGAAGAAATGGAGAAACAACTGAACAGGCTGTTCAGTCAAGATTACTTTGTG GTATACAAAGGGTATGTGGATGATCCTCGTAACACAGATAATGCTTGGATGGAGACAGAAGCCGTAAACTACCATGATGAAACTG GTGAAGCAATGGAGAACTTACACTTGGAAGCAGGAGAtgatgctgggaaagtgaaatggGTTGACATTGGAGAAAAGCTGAAACTCTATGCCAGTCATGCCGACTTTGTCAGGCTCGTAGCAGAGAAAAGAGGAGCACACTGGAGGGAAGATCATAACCTGGTTtgccctgatggggctgagatcAAGGCCTAA
- the NUDT9 gene encoding ADP-ribose pyrophosphatase, mitochondrial isoform X2 — protein sequence MSNCKDARENLHNKARTSPYPGSNIERSGVPNDKVDWSTEWEDYSPVEYTAQSVLAGPKWADPEIGVKNFSPKFNEKDGQVERRSQNGFYHVENGRPRNPVGRTGLVGRGLLGRWGPNHAADPLVTKWKRDGSGNKVAHPASGKSILQFIAIKRKDCGEWAIPGGMVDPGEKLSAALKREFSEEALNSLQKTEAEKEEMEKQLNRLFSQDYFVVYKGYVDDPRNTDNAWMETEAVNYHDETGEAMENLHLEAGDDAGKVKWVDIGEKLKLYASHADFVRLVAEKRGAHWREDHNLVCPDGAEIKA from the exons ATGTCGAATTGTAAAGATGCAAGAGAAAATTTGCATAACAAAGCAAGGACCTCCCCATATCCAGGATCAAACATTGAGCGCAGCGGAGTTCCCAACGATAAGGTGGATTGGTCAACTGAATGGGAGGATTACAGCCCTGTGGAATATACAGCACAATCTGTTTTGGCAGGACCTAAATGGGCAGATCCAGAAATTGG GGTGAAAAACTTTTCTCCAAAGTTCAACGAGAAGGATGGGCAAGTGGAGAGGAGGAGCCAGAATGGTTTCTATCACGTGGAAAATGGGAGGCCCAG GAATCCTGTAGGCAGGACAGGATTAGTGGGCCGAGGTCTCTTGGGGCGTTGGGGACCAAATCATGCTGCAGATCCTCTTGTAACTAA GTGGAAGAGAGACGGCAGTGGCAATAAAGTAGCTCACCCAGCGTCTGGCAAAAGTATCTTGCAGTTCATTGCAATCAAAAGGAAGGACTGCGGGGAATGGGCCATTCCAGGG GGCATGGTAGACCCAGGGGAAAAATTGTCGGCTGCACTAAAGAGAGAATTTAGCGAGGAGGCCTTGAACTCCTTACAGAAAACTGAGGCTGAGAAGGAAGAAATGGAGAAACAACTGAACAGGCTGTTCAGTCAAGATTACTTTGTG GTATACAAAGGGTATGTGGATGATCCTCGTAACACAGATAATGCTTGGATGGAGACAGAAGCCGTAAACTACCATGATGAAACTG GTGAAGCAATGGAGAACTTACACTTGGAAGCAGGAGAtgatgctgggaaagtgaaatggGTTGACATTGGAGAAAAGCTGAAACTCTATGCCAGTCATGCCGACTTTGTCAGGCTCGTAGCAGAGAAAAGAGGAGCACACTGGAGGGAAGATCATAACCTGGTTtgccctgatggggctgagatcAAGGCCTAA